One region of Paenibacillus polymyxa M1 genomic DNA includes:
- a CDS encoding GNAT family N-acetyltransferase has protein sequence MVNSILLKEYATEYQSQVVDLILHIQQKEYNIAITKADQPDLLDIENFYQHGNGNFWVALRGGSVVGTVALLDIGSHKTALRKMFVKRNYRGKTFNVSNQLLQHAIEWAKDRSVEGIYLGTTPQFVAAHRFYEKNGFVSIALDELPMGFPVMKVDKKFYKYTIQ, from the coding sequence ATGGTAAATAGCATCCTTTTAAAAGAGTACGCAACTGAGTATCAATCGCAAGTTGTCGATTTAATTTTACATATTCAACAAAAAGAATATAATATCGCCATCACTAAAGCAGATCAGCCTGATCTGCTTGACATTGAAAACTTCTATCAACATGGCAACGGTAACTTCTGGGTGGCTCTTCGCGGAGGAAGCGTAGTAGGAACGGTTGCCTTGCTGGATATCGGAAGCCATAAGACAGCACTCAGAAAGATGTTTGTCAAACGAAATTATAGAGGCAAAACCTTTAATGTTTCGAATCAATTACTTCAGCATGCCATAGAATGGGCCAAGGACCGGTCAGTCGAAGGAATCTATCTTGGAACAACACCGCAATTCGTAGCAGCTCATCGATTTTATGAGAAGAATGGATTTGTTAGTATAGCTCTGGACGAATTGCCAATGGGCTTTCCAGTTATGAAAGTGGATAAAAAGTTTTACAAATACACCATTCAATAA